A single window of Sphingobacteriales bacterium DNA harbors:
- a CDS encoding class I SAM-dependent methyltransferase — MKSIQLGVVQETLLLPLAARAYDANTKHPILNDKKALELFHQISDNKTYFKKYLSKVGIVAMCERALMMDSIIRNFIQKNPKGKILNIGVGLETAYYRLHQPNIAWYDLDLPDSILLREQLLPNESKNVHYISKSMFDESWLNDIGDISNGLLITVPGVFPYFDETQVKHFFNTFAPKLKNAEIIFDVTSNMGRFFVGQRIKQAGMKSATLDWGITNPKEIEKWNRHIELVASHYFLQHPSFKQSKNIIERWISWNNKFFKIGQLFHFKFI; from the coding sequence ATGAAATCAATTCAACTAGGTGTTGTTCAAGAAACATTGTTGCTTCCATTAGCAGCCAGAGCTTATGATGCAAATACCAAACATCCTATTCTTAATGATAAAAAAGCATTAGAACTTTTCCATCAAATATCAGACAATAAAACGTATTTTAAAAAATATTTGAGTAAAGTTGGTATTGTAGCAATGTGTGAAAGAGCTTTGATGATGGATAGTATAATTAGAAATTTTATTCAAAAAAATCCTAAAGGAAAAATATTGAACATTGGTGTTGGTTTAGAAACTGCATATTATCGTTTGCATCAGCCAAATATTGCATGGTATGATTTGGATTTGCCAGATAGCATACTATTGCGTGAGCAACTTTTGCCTAATGAAAGTAAAAATGTACATTATATTTCTAAATCTATGTTTGATGAAAGTTGGTTAAATGATATTGGCGACATCAGCAATGGCTTATTGATTACAGTGCCTGGCGTTTTTCCATATTTTGATGAAACGCAGGTAAAGCATTTCTTTAATACATTTGCGCCAAAACTAAAAAATGCAGAAATTATATTTGATGTAACATCAAACATGGGCAGATTTTTTGTTGGACAAAGAATAAAACAGGCTGGAATGAAATCTGCAACTTTGGATTGGGGAATCACTAATCCAAAAGAAATAGAAAAATGGAATAGGCATATAGAACTTGTTGCTTCACATTATTTTTTACAACATCCATCTTTTAAACAATCAAAAAATATAATAGAAAGATGGATAAGTTGGAATAATAAGTTTTTTAAAATTGGTCAGTTATTCCATTTTAAGTTTATATAA
- a CDS encoding tyrosine--tRNA ligase → MDFIEELRWRGMLHDIMPETDNLLKTEMVKGYIGFDPTADSLGIGNMVQIMTLLHFQRCGHKPIALVGGATGLVGDPSGKSEERNLLNEDILQHNLACQKAQLERFLNFDCGENSAEIVNNYDWFKNFNFLEFIRDIGKHITVNYMMSKDSVKNRLENGMSFTEFSYQLIQGYDFYYLWKNHGIKLQMGGSDQWGNIVTGTELIRKKDAGSAYAITTQLIKKADGTKFGKSEKGNIFLDAKKTSPYKFYQFWLNATDEDVKNWIKVFTLKTKEEIDSLIVQHDEAPHLRILQKTLAEDITVRVHGTQEYEQALKSSEILFGKSTKEDLAQLSDAQIEDIFDGVTTFTISKDKINGGINILDCLAVETSILPSKSEARKMVNGNAIAINLEKQSNEQFVLDNTTLLNNKYMIVKKGKKDYFLIIVE, encoded by the coding sequence ATGGATTTTATTGAAGAATTACGTTGGAGAGGCATGCTGCACGACATAATGCCAGAAACTGATAATTTACTCAAAACGGAAATGGTTAAAGGATATATTGGATTTGATCCAACGGCAGATTCTTTAGGAATTGGAAATATGGTGCAAATAATGACACTATTGCATTTTCAAAGATGTGGACACAAACCTATTGCTTTGGTTGGTGGCGCTACTGGGCTTGTAGGCGATCCATCAGGAAAAAGTGAAGAAAGGAATTTGTTGAATGAAGATATTCTACAACATAATTTAGCTTGCCAAAAGGCACAATTAGAGCGTTTCTTAAATTTTGACTGTGGTGAAAATTCTGCTGAAATAGTTAATAATTATGATTGGTTTAAGAACTTTAATTTCTTAGAATTTATTCGTGATATAGGAAAACATATTACTGTAAATTATATGATGTCTAAAGATTCTGTTAAAAATAGATTGGAAAATGGCATGTCTTTTACAGAATTCTCTTATCAATTAATTCAAGGTTATGATTTTTATTATCTATGGAAAAACCATGGAATAAAATTGCAAATGGGTGGAAGTGACCAATGGGGAAATATTGTAACTGGAACTGAACTAATCAGAAAGAAAGATGCTGGAAGTGCCTATGCAATTACAACACAACTTATAAAAAAAGCTGATGGAACTAAGTTCGGGAAATCTGAAAAAGGAAATATATTCTTAGATGCTAAAAAAACATCACCATATAAATTTTATCAATTTTGGTTGAATGCAACGGATGAAGATGTAAAAAATTGGATTAAAGTATTTACACTCAAAACTAAAGAAGAAATTGATAGTTTAATTGTACAACATGATGAAGCGCCTCATCTTAGAATTTTACAAAAAACATTAGCAGAAGATATAACAGTTAGAGTACATGGTACTCAAGAATATGAACAAGCATTAAAATCTTCTGAAATATTATTTGGGAAATCTACCAAAGAAGATTTGGCACAACTAAGTGATGCACAAATTGAAGATATTTTTGATGGCGTAACAACTTTTACAATTTCTAAAGATAAAATTAATGGAGGAATTAATATTCTTGATTGTTTAGCTGTTGAAACAAGTATTCTGCCTTCAAAATCTGAGGCAAGAAAAATGGTAAATGGAAATGCTATTGCTATAAATTTAGAAAAACAATCGAATGAACAATTTGTATTAGACAACACAACATTGTTGAATAATAAATATATGATTGTGAAAAAAGGTAAAAAAGATTATTTCTTAATTATTGTTGAGTAA
- a CDS encoding T9SS type A sorting domain-containing protein, which produces MKKIYVLFLFFSLILTTKAQPYGNEWIDYSKTYYKFKILNKGIYRISQTDLSNAGIPSNSLIGSYFKLFRNGQEVPLFVTTNGQFAMGDYIEFLGVGNDGQMDVALYKNAVHQPHDRKNIIADSFTYFLTIEPFQVNLRYTNQNNVIPSTNTKEDFAYRTLTKFSTGASGGVPAFPVATQFNDIINSDFGDGEGFANGGLTGGYTQATVDLYSVDPNLTANVTLHYFTNTYASHNSRINIGTSYTQNEIFNGLGMRKINATVPISTLSNNSTAISITATLSAEGTYYPILSEIEYPVVFNARNASVYEFGMKKNNDAYVEIPNFNTQSTNPIVYDLTNLHRYVVNNETTLKIQFVATSLNKDKIYVTAQNTASILQVGSISTVNFTNYANTNNQGNYVIIANQRSINSTDGIDYVEQYRAYRNSIAGGNYKAIVYMKDQLDDQFAFGAKHHPLAIRNFINYALDNFTTKPEQLFIIGRGLPYANLRNNNADYIQTYGSPPSDNLLVARSANQNTPQIGVGRLDVTNGNQIRNYLNKVIDYESSLYDTLPASQTPENKLWRKNVLHLGGGYSDFEQQTFKNYLESYKYTIENPKFGATVKSLYKNSSHPIQIAESVFIDSLVNKGTSLITFFGHSATSTLDFNLEPERFTNKGRYHLLLTNGCFVGNLFSNTYGYSDRFVLTPDKAAIGFLGPITLAVAPILNNYSTNFYNQLSYDHYNEPIGNVLKATATKVIGAPNTPLDPSIGQQMIFHGDPAIKLNTYSKPDYYIDASSILFFPNNPSSSDDSFAVNIIIQNLGSSFENCTYNVRIDRNLPNGTIESYTRTFNCATLIDTVTMYVKNNRQTSAGINTFTIKVDANDQIAEYSELNNTVTVTKLISADDIIPIFPYEFCIVNDPNFKMKFSTADNFAPSRQYIFQIDTTAYFNSPLLVTEKVNAAGAVIEWDPNVTLLQDKVYYWRGTLDTIYNNPSNWRQSSFLYNTSLSTGWNQSHYFQYLRDKMNTLELPEINRIFKYPNTLRNIKIKNGASGSISDQAIESFFDGFLVGRNSCDRRSMIFFVFDVNTGKNLQTYQIGSTGRGPYGDRVCVGNGYSVSVIEFPTNASTASAAFTYRQKCIEFLNDIPNNAFVMGYSFFNAGYSQWDNDLSNGGASLLDAFVNLGVSEIRNQQDGVPFVFFLQKGNPFFTPVQIKRTAQQGIIDTMFTFSGSWINGNMQSTIIGPAKSWTDLQYNWSALEDPTFDESTVNVIGIDTSGNRTMLFADINNPVTSLASIDAKQYPFLQLEWSTSDNGNATAPQLNYWRIAHAKAPEGVINPSINFTQSIDTVLSGETVNATVAFQNVTPMNMDSVLVKFTIVNANNNSISFYKRFAALPALQHIIITFEHNFEGSFFSGLNKVIIEANPDNDQLEQFHFNNYAEFFVYVNRDNINPILDVTFDGRHITDGEYISAQPEILFKLKDENKNLALDDTSAFLIYIYYPNAPNTPVLVSNSNPDVIFIPADANNLNKTNEARIVFKPTLADGTYEIRVQGIDRSNNDAGKYDYRIKFKVDSKPSITNLLNYPNPFSTSTQFIFTLTGNQVPDNFMIQIFSASGKVVKEITQDELGSLHIGTNMTTYKWNGTDNYGDRLANGVYFFRVVVKDATGKNLDIKPSGADKYFKNGYGKMYIVR; this is translated from the coding sequence ATGAAAAAAATATACGTTCTATTTTTATTTTTTTCCTTAATATTAACTACTAAGGCACAGCCATATGGAAATGAATGGATAGATTATAGCAAGACTTATTATAAATTCAAAATATTAAATAAAGGAATCTATAGAATTTCGCAAACAGATTTATCAAATGCAGGTATTCCATCAAATAGTTTGATTGGTAGCTATTTTAAGCTGTTTAGAAATGGACAAGAAGTACCATTGTTTGTTACAACAAACGGACAATTTGCAATGGGCGATTATATTGAATTTTTAGGTGTTGGAAATGATGGACAAATGGATGTAGCATTGTACAAAAATGCTGTACATCAACCACATGATAGGAAAAATATAATAGCAGATTCTTTTACTTATTTTCTTACAATAGAACCATTTCAAGTAAACCTTAGGTATACAAATCAAAATAATGTAATACCATCAACAAATACAAAAGAAGATTTTGCCTATAGAACATTAACAAAATTCTCAACAGGAGCTTCTGGTGGTGTCCCTGCTTTTCCTGTTGCTACACAATTTAATGATATTATAAATTCTGATTTTGGTGATGGTGAAGGATTTGCAAATGGTGGACTTACTGGTGGATATACTCAAGCTACTGTAGATTTATATAGTGTTGATCCAAACCTAACAGCGAATGTTACTTTGCATTATTTTACAAATACATATGCTAGCCATAATTCAAGAATTAACATAGGTACAAGCTATACACAAAATGAAATATTTAATGGCTTAGGTATGCGTAAGATTAATGCTACTGTTCCAATATCTACCTTATCAAATAATTCTACTGCAATTTCAATTACAGCAACACTTAGTGCAGAAGGTACATACTATCCAATTTTATCAGAAATAGAATATCCAGTAGTTTTTAATGCAAGAAATGCATCTGTATACGAATTTGGAATGAAGAAAAATAATGATGCTTATGTTGAAATTCCAAACTTTAATACTCAAAGTACCAATCCAATTGTTTATGATTTGACAAATTTACATAGATATGTTGTCAATAACGAAACGACGCTAAAAATTCAATTTGTTGCTACAAGTTTAAACAAAGACAAAATATATGTAACTGCTCAAAATACTGCAAGTATATTACAAGTAGGTAGCATAAGTACTGTGAATTTTACAAACTATGCTAACACCAATAACCAAGGTAATTATGTAATCATTGCAAATCAAAGATCAATTAATAGTACCGATGGAATTGATTATGTAGAACAATATAGAGCATATAGAAACTCCATAGCAGGTGGAAATTATAAAGCTATTGTTTATATGAAAGATCAATTAGATGATCAATTTGCATTTGGTGCAAAACACCATCCATTGGCAATTAGAAATTTTATTAACTATGCATTAGATAATTTTACTACAAAACCAGAACAACTATTTATTATTGGTAGAGGCTTGCCATACGCAAATTTAAGAAATAACAATGCAGATTACATACAAACATATGGTTCGCCACCATCAGATAACTTACTAGTTGCTCGTTCAGCTAATCAAAATACACCACAAATTGGTGTAGGTAGATTAGATGTGACAAATGGAAACCAAATACGAAACTATCTAAATAAAGTAATTGATTATGAATCAAGTCTATACGATACATTGCCTGCTTCTCAAACGCCAGAAAATAAATTATGGAGAAAGAATGTGTTGCATCTAGGTGGAGGATATAGTGATTTTGAACAGCAAACATTTAAAAATTATCTTGAAAGTTATAAATACACAATTGAAAATCCAAAGTTTGGTGCTACAGTAAAAAGTTTGTATAAAAATAGTTCACATCCTATACAAATTGCAGAATCAGTTTTCATAGACTCATTAGTAAATAAAGGAACCTCATTGATTACATTCTTTGGACACTCTGCAACATCTACATTAGATTTTAATCTAGAACCTGAACGTTTTACAAATAAAGGTCGTTATCATTTATTACTAACTAATGGCTGTTTCGTTGGTAATCTATTCTCAAACACATACGGATATTCAGATAGATTTGTACTTACTCCAGACAAGGCTGCAATTGGATTTCTAGGACCAATTACATTAGCAGTTGCACCAATATTAAATAACTATTCTACAAATTTCTACAATCAACTATCATATGACCATTACAATGAACCTATTGGAAATGTATTAAAAGCAACTGCCACAAAAGTAATTGGTGCACCTAACACACCATTAGATCCAAGTATTGGACAACAAATGATTTTTCATGGTGACCCAGCAATTAAATTAAACACATATTCTAAACCAGACTATTACATAGATGCATCTAGCATTTTATTTTTTCCAAATAATCCAAGTTCATCAGATGATTCTTTCGCAGTAAATATTATTATTCAGAATTTAGGGTCATCATTTGAAAATTGCACATACAATGTTCGTATTGATAGAAATTTACCCAATGGTACAATTGAATCATATACTAGAACTTTTAACTGTGCTACATTAATTGATACAGTTACGATGTATGTAAAAAATAATAGACAAACAAGTGCTGGTATTAATACATTTACAATTAAAGTTGATGCCAACGACCAGATTGCTGAATACTCAGAACTAAACAATACCGTAACTGTTACAAAATTAATTTCTGCGGATGATATTATTCCAATTTTTCCATATGAATTTTGTATCGTAAATGATCCAAACTTTAAAATGAAATTTTCTACTGCTGATAATTTTGCGCCAAGCAGACAATACATCTTTCAAATAGATACTACAGCATATTTTAATAGTCCACTTTTAGTTACAGAGAAAGTAAATGCAGCTGGTGCAGTTATTGAATGGGATCCAAATGTAACTTTGTTACAAGATAAAGTTTATTATTGGAGAGGTACTTTAGATACTATTTACAACAATCCTTCAAATTGGAGACAAAGTTCATTTTTGTATAATACATCATTATCTACTGGATGGAATCAATCGCATTACTTTCAATATTTGAGAGATAAGATGAATACATTAGAACTTCCAGAAATTAATAGAATATTCAAATATCCAAATACACTTAGAAACATTAAAATAAAAAATGGTGCGTCTGGTTCTATCTCAGACCAAGCTATTGAATCATTTTTTGATGGTTTCTTAGTCGGTAGAAACTCTTGCGATAGAAGAAGTATGATATTTTTTGTATTCGATGTGAATACTGGAAAAAATCTACAAACATACCAAATTGGAAGTACAGGAAGAGGACCATATGGCGATAGAGTGTGCGTTGGCAATGGCTATTCTGTTTCAGTAATTGAGTTTCCTACCAATGCATCAACAGCTTCTGCTGCATTTACATATAGACAAAAATGTATTGAATTCTTAAATGATATACCAAACAATGCATTTGTAATGGGTTATAGTTTCTTCAATGCTGGTTATTCTCAATGGGATAACGACCTAAGCAATGGTGGAGCTTCTTTGCTTGATGCGTTCGTAAATTTAGGAGTTTCAGAAATTAGAAATCAACAAGATGGTGTGCCTTTTGTATTTTTCTTGCAAAAAGGAAATCCATTCTTCACTCCAGTACAAATTAAACGTACAGCACAACAAGGCATCATCGATACCATGTTCACATTTTCTGGTAGCTGGATAAATGGAAACATGCAATCTACAATAATTGGTCCAGCAAAAAGTTGGACGGATTTGCAATACAATTGGTCTGCACTAGAAGACCCAACTTTTGATGAAAGTACAGTAAATGTAATAGGCATAGATACCTCTGGAAATAGAACTATGCTATTTGCTGATATCAATAATCCTGTTACAAGTTTGGCTTCAATAGATGCAAAACAATATCCTTTCTTACAATTAGAGTGGAGTACTTCAGACAATGGAAATGCTACTGCACCACAATTAAACTATTGGAGAATTGCACATGCAAAAGCACCAGAAGGTGTGATAAATCCAAGCATTAATTTTACACAATCTATAGACACAGTTTTGTCAGGAGAAACAGTAAATGCAACTGTGGCTTTCCAAAATGTAACGCCAATGAATATGGACAGTGTATTGGTAAAATTCACAATAGTAAATGCAAATAATAATTCTATTAGTTTTTATAAACGCTTTGCAGCACTTCCAGCATTACAACATATCATCATTACTTTTGAGCATAATTTTGAAGGCTCATTCTTCTCAGGATTAAATAAAGTAATCATAGAAGCCAATCCAGATAACGACCAATTAGAGCAATTCCATTTTAATAATTATGCGGAGTTCTTTGTTTATGTAAATAGAGATAATATCAACCCAATATTAGATGTAACATTTGATGGAAGACATATTACTGATGGTGAATATATTTCGGCGCAACCAGAAATACTATTCAAATTAAAAGATGAAAATAAGAATCTTGCATTAGATGATACAAGTGCATTTTTGATATATATATACTATCCAAATGCACCAAATACACCAGTATTGGTATCTAATTCAAATCCAGATGTAATATTTATTCCTGCTGATGCAAACAATCTAAACAAAACAAACGAAGCGAGAATTGTATTTAAACCAACCTTGGCTGATGGTACTTATGAAATAAGAGTACAAGGTATAGACAGAAGCAACAACGATGCAGGAAAATACGATTATAGAATAAAATTCAAGGTAGATTCTAAACCAAGTATTACAAATTTGCTGAATTACCCAAATCCGTTTTCTACCTCAACACAATTTATATTTACACTTACAGGCAACCAAGTGCCAGATAATTTTATGATACAAATATTTAGTGCAAGTGGAAAAGTGGTAAAAGAAATAACACAAGATGAATTGGGAAGCCTACATATAGGCACAAACATGACGACTTACAAATGGAATGGAACAGATAACTATGGCGATAGACTAGCAAATGGTGTATATTTCTTTAGAGTAGTGGTAAAAGATGCAACAGGTAAAAACTTAGACATAAAACCATCTGGAGCAGATAAATATTTTAAGAATGGCTATGGTAAAATGTATATCGTTCGTTAA
- a CDS encoding penicillin acylase family protein, whose amino-acid sequence MYKCLLSIFCIAICLQCFSININNKNIKIIRDAYGVPHIYANTDEEVAYGLAWATCEDDFISVQENILTARGRLAEVKGKDGAIMDFLCNFVGARNSVDKLYDSSFSPKFKNVLSAYVKACNKFAEENPDKVWIKDVFPVTEKDMLVGYTLGMALMTNVPAAIMKIADGNMHKFEIFHQQKGSNAFALNSKKTSDGNVYLGINSHQPL is encoded by the coding sequence ATGTATAAGTGCTTATTATCAATATTTTGTATTGCTATTTGCTTACAATGCTTTTCTATCAATATCAATAATAAAAACATCAAAATAATTAGAGACGCTTATGGTGTGCCACATATTTATGCCAACACAGACGAAGAAGTTGCTTATGGCTTAGCTTGGGCTACCTGCGAAGATGATTTTATTTCTGTACAAGAAAATATATTGACAGCAAGAGGAAGATTGGCTGAAGTAAAAGGCAAAGATGGTGCTATCATGGATTTTCTATGCAATTTTGTAGGTGCAAGAAATTCAGTAGATAAACTATACGATTCAAGTTTTTCGCCAAAATTTAAAAATGTTTTAAGTGCGTATGTAAAAGCATGCAACAAATTTGCAGAAGAAAATCCTGATAAAGTTTGGATAAAAGATGTCTTTCCTGTTACAGAAAAAGATATGTTGGTAGGTTACACATTAGGCATGGCACTAATGACTAACGTACCAGCAGCAATTATGAAAATTGCAGATGGCAATATGCATAAGTTTGAAATTTTTCATCAACAAAAAGGCTCAAATGCATTTGCATTAAACAGCAAAAAAACAAGTGATGGTAATGTGTATCTGGGTATCAACTCGCACCAACCATTGTAA
- a CDS encoding winged helix-turn-helix transcriptional regulator, which yields MDEEILKSTTIFKALSNATRIEILMLLARNKQLIVQDFVKELNIAQSTVSAHLSVLKNAGLIKSEIQATKTIYTLKQKNIEKAEKVMKKCFKQILI from the coding sequence ATGGACGAGGAAATTTTAAAATCTACAACTATTTTTAAAGCATTAAGCAATGCAACAAGAATAGAAATACTAATGCTGTTAGCAAGAAACAAACAACTAATAGTACAAGATTTTGTAAAAGAACTAAACATAGCACAGTCTACAGTTTCGGCACATTTGAGTGTATTGAAAAATGCTGGCTTAATAAAATCTGAAATACAAGCTACAAAAACAATATACACATTAAAACAAAAGAATATAGAAAAAGCAGAAAAAGTAATGAAAAAATGCTTTAAACAAATTTTAATATAA
- the trmB gene encoding tRNA (guanosine(46)-N7)-methyltransferase TrmB: MGKNKLFKFADLANKQNVVERNPIYKGKWHTDFFKNNNPIVVELACGKGDYSIGMAQQFPEKNFIGVDIKGNRIWSAVTITEKLGLNNIAFIREQIDKIDEYFEPNEVDEIWITFADPFPKKADQKRRLTSTKFLPLYKKILKKDGIINLKTDSDILYEYTKEVLADFPSIIFKDYPDVYAMNKNEELYGIQTYYEKMHLQNNKTIKYICFKLL; this comes from the coding sequence ATGGGAAAGAATAAACTTTTTAAGTTCGCAGATTTGGCCAATAAGCAAAATGTAGTAGAACGAAATCCTATTTACAAAGGAAAATGGCACACAGATTTTTTTAAAAATAATAATCCAATTGTTGTAGAATTGGCGTGTGGCAAAGGCGATTATAGTATTGGCATGGCTCAGCAATTTCCAGAAAAAAACTTTATTGGTGTAGATATAAAGGGAAATAGAATTTGGAGTGCAGTAACAATTACTGAAAAACTAGGACTCAACAATATTGCATTTATACGAGAGCAAATTGATAAAATTGATGAGTATTTTGAACCAAATGAAGTAGATGAAATTTGGATTACATTTGCAGACCCATTTCCAAAAAAAGCAGACCAAAAAAGACGACTTACTTCAACAAAATTTCTTCCATTATACAAAAAAATATTAAAAAAAGATGGAATAATAAATTTAAAAACTGATAGCGATATTTTGTATGAGTATACCAAAGAAGTATTGGCAGATTTTCCATCAATTATTTTTAAAGACTACCCAGATGTGTATGCAATGAATAAAAATGAGGAGTTGTATGGTATTCAAACTTATTACGAAAAAATGCATCTTCAAAATAATAAAACTATAAAGTATATCTGTTTCAAGTTATTATAA
- the tatC gene encoding twin-arginine translocase subunit TatC, translating to MKSEQTEMGFFDHIEELRSHIMRSVIAIFIMMIVAFLNKKFIFDYLIFGPTRADFPTNIFFCELGERISFLKGLCMSSLEYKFINTDLAGQFMLHIKTSAIVGFIAAFPYVFWEFWRFIKPALYEQEINNTRGIVFATSILFVIGCLFGYYIIAPFSINFLFSYDAISQAENLISIDNYISNVTAMVLPTGIMFELPMLVYFLTRIGIITPDTMQNSRKIAYIVILFVLAVITPQGDMFSLILVSLPIILLYELSILVSKRIHKNVVKELA from the coding sequence GTGAAATCTGAACAAACAGAAATGGGTTTCTTTGACCACATCGAAGAGTTGCGATCGCATATTATGCGTAGTGTGATTGCCATTTTTATTATGATGATTGTTGCATTTCTAAATAAGAAATTTATTTTTGATTACTTGATATTTGGTCCAACACGTGCAGATTTTCCTACCAATATTTTTTTCTGTGAATTGGGCGAAAGAATTTCGTTTTTGAAAGGTTTATGCATGAGTAGTTTAGAATACAAATTCATCAATACAGATTTGGCTGGTCAGTTTATGTTGCACATAAAAACTTCTGCGATAGTTGGATTTATTGCTGCCTTTCCATATGTGTTTTGGGAATTTTGGCGTTTTATAAAACCTGCATTGTACGAACAAGAGATAAACAATACAAGAGGAATTGTTTTTGCAACATCTATATTATTTGTTATTGGCTGTTTGTTTGGTTATTATATTATCGCACCATTCTCAATCAACTTTTTATTTAGTTATGATGCTATATCTCAAGCTGAAAATTTAATTTCTATTGATAATTACATTTCTAATGTTACTGCAATGGTTTTGCCAACTGGCATCATGTTTGAGTTGCCTATGTTGGTTTATTTTCTTACAAGAATTGGTATCATTACACCAGATACCATGCAAAACTCAAGAAAGATTGCATATATAGTTATTTTGTTTGTTTTGGCAGTAATTACACCACAAGGTGATATGTTTAGTTTGATACTTGTATCATTACCTATCATTTTATTATACGAATTGAGTATTCTTGTATCTAAAAGAATACACAAAAATGTTGTGAAAGAATTGGCTTAG
- a CDS encoding lysoplasmalogenase, whose product MIVLILYFIAATIEIIGEFTENYQVIFYSKILLMPLLMIYAFTQQKQKSKIIFLLLGLFFSWFGDIFLMIRHQQPAEKSKLFFILGLVFFLLAHVQYIIAFIKDTIKQNKAGNVVQKPNLIIPFVVFVLSLWMYLGNSIQAMKLPIYAYSIVIVTMSITALNRYQLVSSKSFTYVFIGALLFMFSDSCIAVSAFKQHFYLDRVCIMFTYIIAQYLITKGYLENINQNN is encoded by the coding sequence ATGATTGTCTTAATACTATACTTCATTGCCGCAACTATAGAAATTATAGGAGAATTTACAGAAAATTATCAAGTAATCTTTTATAGTAAAATACTTCTAATGCCATTGCTGATGATTTATGCATTCACGCAACAGAAGCAAAAAAGTAAAATTATATTTCTATTATTAGGATTATTTTTTTCTTGGTTTGGCGATATTTTTTTAATGATAAGACATCAACAGCCAGCAGAAAAGTCAAAGCTCTTTTTTATTCTTGGATTAGTTTTTTTCTTGCTTGCACATGTACAATATATTATAGCATTTATAAAAGATACTATCAAGCAAAATAAAGCAGGAAATGTAGTGCAAAAACCAAATCTAATTATACCATTTGTTGTATTTGTATTATCACTTTGGATGTATTTAGGCAATAGTATTCAAGCAATGAAATTACCAATCTATGCATATAGTATCGTCATTGTTACAATGTCAATCACTGCATTAAATAGATATCAATTAGTATCAAGCAAATCATTTACATATGTATTTATTGGTGCTTTGTTGTTTATGTTTTCAGATTCTTGTATTGCAGTATCAGCATTCAAACAACATTTTTATTTAGATAGAGTATGTATCATGTTTACTTACATCATTGCACAATATCTAATAACAAAAGGCTACTTAGAAAATATAAATCAAAACAACTAA